GAGCGTGCTGAAGGCGTTGGGGCCCGCGATTGCGGCGGTCGCGCCCAGGTGACCGACGTGACTGAACCCCTGCGGGAAGTTTCCGAGGTGGCGGCCGGTTCGCGGGTCGTACTCCTCGGCGAGCAGGCCGAGGCCGGTACGGATGGCGAGAAGGCTGTCGAGGACGGTGCGAGCATCACCGGGACGTCCAATGAAGACGAGGCCCTCGACCAGCCACCCGCTGCAGAGCAGGAACCGTCCTTCGTTGCCCGGGAAGCCGTCGAGCCCGATGTCGTGACCGGCGGTGCGGTATCTGAGGACGAGCCCGTCGTCGGTGGTGAGTTCTCGCTGGATGGCCTCCACCGTGCCGATGACCCGCTTGTCATCGGCTGGCAGGAATCCGGAGAGCAGGGCGTGAAGGAGGGAGGCGTCGAGCTGCTGCGACCCGTAGGACTGGGTGAAGGAGTTGAGGTCGTTGTCGAAGCCGTTCTCGCACACCTCGGCGTGGATGGTGGCGCGCAGAGTCCGCCACCGCTCCAGCGGCCCGTCGGCGTGGCCGGCCTCGATGGTGCGGATGGCCCGGTCGATGGTGGCCCATCCCATGATCTTGGAATGGACGAAGTGGCGGGCGGGACCGCGGATCTCCCAGATGCCCGAGTCTGGCTGCTCCCAGACCTGCTCCAGCTCCTCGGCGAGCGCGACGATGACCGGGCCGAGCCGCCGGGCGGAGCTGCTGTCCGCCTGGATGAGGTCGTAGAACTCGATGGCGAGTTCGCCGTAGGTGTCGACCTGGAGCTGGTCTGCGGCGGCGTTGCCGATGCGGACCGGAGCCGACCGCTCGTATCCGGGCAGCCAGCCCAGTTCCATCTCCGGGAGCTCGGTTTCGCCGCCGACTCCGTACATGATCTGCCGCCGGCCTGTCCCGCTGTGGCTGGCCTGAATCGCCCAGCACGCCCAGGCGATCGCCTCGCGCAGGTAGCCGTACTTGCGCAGGACGCCGGCGGTGAGGGCGCCGTCCCTGAGCCAGGCGTAGCGGTAGTCGTAGTTGCGGACGCCGCCGATCTCTTCGGGCAGTGAGGTGGTCGGCGCGGCCACGATGGCACCCGTGGGTGCGTAGATGAGGGCGCCCAGGGTGAGTAGGGAGCGGACGACCGCCTCGCGGTCCGGGCCGGTGTAGGTGCAGCGGGCGGCCCATGCCTCCCAGAAGTCCAGGGTGAACTTCAGCAGACCATCGTCGATCGGCCTGGGCGGTGGGATGTCCACGCCCTCCCGCCAGGAGAGGGCGAAGGCGACAGTCTGTCCGGCGGTGACGGTGAAGTCCGATACGAGGTCAGCCCACTCGAGGTGCACGGGGGTGTCGGCGTCGAGCCACAGCCTGCCGCCGTCGCCCTCCGGGAGGTCGATCGCGTGGAGCCGGTCGACCTTGGTGATCCGGGGCACGGTGCTTCCGTAGTCGGGGCGGGCCCGCAGCAGCGACCGCATGGTCATCGTGCCCGAGAGCCCGGTCACGACCCGCACCAGGCGCGGAGCGCCACCGCCGGGCACCATGAAGTCGCTGACGACCGCGCTGTCGCTGCCCCAACTCCACGCGGTCTGAAGGATGAGCGAGTCGCCCGCGTACTGGCGGCCGGAGGCGGGGACGGCGATGCCGTCCATGAGCATCGTGGGAGCGATCTGCCAGAACCCGTGCTGCTCGGTACCCAGGAGACTGGTGAAGACGGCGGCGGAGTCGAACCGCGGCAGGCACAACCAGGGAATCGAGCCGTCGCGGCGGACCAGGGCACCGCCCCTTTGGTCGCCCACGTACCCGTGATCCTCGATCCACGGGCCGGCGGCGGGTTCGCGGTCGGCCGTGTGCTGCTGAAGGGGGGTGGGGAAGAGGGTCACGCTGCCACCGCCGCGGGGGTGGGGCGGTGCGGGGCGATGATCTGGCCGTCGGGCAGCAGCTCACCCGTGTCCTCGAAGAGCAGGACCCCGTTGCACAGGAGGGTCCACCCTTGCTCGTAGTGGGAGGCGGTCGGCTTGGCCGCCTCCCTGTCAGGGGAGTCTGCGCCCGGGCAGGCGATCGGGTGCTCGCACATGGTGGAGTCCTCGCTGGAGATGGTTGGGGGAAGGGATGCGGCCGGGCGTCGGTCAGGCGCGGTGGGCGAGATAGAACTCGGCATCCCGCGACGGCGGGATGGGCCCGGCGCTGGGCCACGAGCGGAGTGCCGAGTGTGGTCGGCCCCAGCTGACGCGGACCGGGTCGCCGGGGTTCGCGGGCTGCGTGATCCACAGCGGGGCGAAGCCCGGACGGCCGGAGATGAACCGGCCAGCAGCGTCGGCCGCCTCCTGGTCGGGGACATCGAGGTGCCTGGTGGGCTGGGGGCCGCCGGCCGGGGCTGCGAGGCGATAGCCGCTCAAGAGCGGCACGATGACCCAGCGCCCCGCTTCCGGCGGCTGGGTGCCTTCGACGTGCAGGCCGGCCAGGTCCATGGCGAACTGCGTCGGGCCCAGGACCTGCCGCTGCCACGCCCGCCGGATCATGGATGCCCGCGACGTGGCATTCAGCCTGGCGCGGGTCTTCTTCAGTAGGTACTGGGCCTGGTAGGGCTTCAGACCCCGGAGCCGGGCATAGGCGTTGACCGGCCTGCCAGCGGCGAGCGTGCGGACCAGGCCGTACGCGTTCGCCTCCAGAAGCAGTGGATGGAGAACGGCGGGAGCGGCCAATGCGCCGTGGGTGTAAGCGTGGTCCACGAGCTGAGGCCGGGCGACAGCGCCGAGCCGGAAGCGGCGCGCGATCCGGGCCAGCCGGTACTGCACGTGCCTGTCGGTGCCCAGGCCGAGCCGGGATGCGATCTCCGGATCCTCGTAGCCCTCAGCAACTAGCTCCAGGACCTGTCGCTCCAGATGTGGCAGCGCCGCCTCGGAGAGCGGGGGTACGCGGGCGCTCATGCGGCACGCATCTCGGTCGCGCATATGGTGATCGCCTGTTGCTGGCTGTGCCGACTCACGTGTGCACTGACGGCCACGACGGCGAAGCATCCGTTGGCGCTGACCTCTACCAGCCCGGTCGTGGCGAGGTCCGCGAGCGCCAGGCGGACGGACGAGGCCGGTACCCGCAGAGACCTCGCCAGCCTCCGCTCGCGGAGCCGGGAAGGCGGGGCCAGGGCGCCGCTCGCGATGCGCTGCTGGATCTCCTGGGAGATGGAGCCGACCGAGCGGCCGGGCACGAGGGCTTCAATCAAGGCCCACAACATGTCGCGGCCCTGGCCAGCGAGGAGACACGCCTTGGCCCAGGTGCCCCGGATCCCGTGGGGAGACGGGGTGAGGGCCGCGATCCAACCTTCCCATCGGAGTTGATCGGCCGGGGAGTCGCTCGCGGTGCGTTGTGTTCGGGCAAGGCCGAGCCACGGCTGGGTGGAGGAGTACACGAGGTGGTACGCGTCCTCGACGGACTTGGCCGGCACCACGGTGCGTCGGATCTTGAGTGACTGGAGCCTGTTGATGTCCCGCTTCAGCATGCTTGCGGTCCGTGAGGCGGAGGCTGCCGGAGGACGGCGGCGGATCAGGAGGAAGGCGGTCTTATCCACGGTTCAAAGCCCCCTCACGCCGACAAGCACTCGGCCGAGGAGAGTGGGGTCGACCTCACTCGTACGGGGCAGCGCACTGCGTACGGTCTCCGAAGGCTGAGCCGGACGCGACTGAGCCCGTTCGTGCCTCCGGGGTTCGGCCGCAGGCACGAGGCTGACCTGGGCCCACACAACCTTTCCGGTCTTGTTGCCGTTGCGGACGGGGTAGTGCCCCCACCTGCTGCTCACGGCAGCGACGAGGAGAATCCCCCGGCCGCTCGTTGCGTCCGCCCCGGGCTGCTTCAGGACGGGCGCCTGCTCGTCGTTGTCGAACACCGACACGCGGACCGCCCCGTTGCCGATCTCAAGCACCAGCTCGAAGGTCCTCAAGGTCGACAGCAAGGAGTACGGCGAGACCTGCTCGCCCTCCTTGGAGTGCTGCACCGCGTTCGTGGCCAACTCGGAGACGATGAGTTCCATCGTCTCGATGACTTTGGCCGGCACCCGCCAGCGAGAGAGGATGTCGGTGGTGTGCAGCCTCGCCCAGCGCACGGCGTTCGGCGTGGTCGCCAGCGTGAGGCTGTCGCTCAGGGGTGGTGCCTGGGACACGATGTGCCTCCCGAGTTGGGAGAAGGGACCGTCGAATGGCCGGGCCGACGAGCAGCGTCTGAGCTCGGGACCGCGGGGAGGGCAACGTTCGCTCTCCGAGCCCAGGAGCAGCAACCGCGACGGTGCACGTAAACGTGACGGGCGTACGTGACCCTTCACGTATTTCCAGGCCCTTGGCCGATGGAGTCACGCTTTTCTCTCACCGGCCGGTCAGCAGGTCAGTACGCTGGCGACTGAGTCGGAAGGGGATCGTCTTCATGAGAAGTGGCCTTGAACCTCACGGCCCGTCCTGCGCACGCCGGTTACGCGAGAGCGGCGTCGAGCGAGGACGCTCGATCGACGAAATCGCCCACTCGATTCATACACATTGCTCGGTATCTCGATTGCGTTCCCAGCGTCTGGCCAGGGGCCTCACTCTTGTCGACGCTGCGGAGCAGCTGCGCCGTCTTGTCACCGAGCGGGAAGGAGCCCCGCGGGTCACCGTGGAGCAGCTACGCCTGTGGGAGACAGGAAAGCACCGGCCACTTCGCTCGACAGTTCTCGTACTGGCCGCCTTCTACGCCTGCGCACCAGGCGATTTGGACTTGGACGACACCCGGGCGGTCGAGGGAATCGTTCTTCAGGTACGGCCCCCGCACACGCCTCGCACCGATCAGTACAGCGTGCCCGATCTTTCCGAACGTGTTCCGGCTACTGCAGGATCCCTCGTCGACAGGGTCGATGTCGTACGCCTAGCCGTGGACCGCACCCTTGCCTCGGCCACGGTCACCCCCACCCAGCTGGACCACATTGAGGAGATGGTCCTTTGGGCCAGCCAGGAGTACGTCTCCACGCCGCCGACCTTGATGCTCAGCCGTCTTCTGGACTTGCTCGCGGAGGTCCAGGGACTGGCCGCGTCCCGGCAGCCGGCAGCCGTTCAGGTCCGCCTCTCTGAACTAACCGCCATGATCTCCACGTTGACAGCGGACGCGCTCATGAAGCTCGGCGACCTGGCGCGGTCACGGTCCTGGTACGCCACGGCACGCACCGCCGCGGATGACAGCGGGAACGTCGAGCTTCGCGCCCGTGTCAGGGCTCAGGCCGCGATGCTGCCCTTCTACTACGGTCCGATCACCAGCGCGGTGAGCCTCTGCCGAGAGGCCAGGGTGATCAGTAGCAGAGTCCGGGCTTCTGCCACGCACGCCTTCGCGGCAGCAGCGGAAGCGCGGGCTCTCGCCAAGCTCGGTGCCCAGACCGAGGCCGAGGAGGCGCTGCGGTACGCGGCCAAGGCGTTCGAGCACTTCGGAGGGGACTCGTCCAACGACGCCTTCGCCTTCCCGGAGCGCCGCTACCTGCTCTACAAGAGCGGCACGTTGACAGCACTGGGCCACACCCGCGAGGCACGCGTGGTCCAGGAGGAGGCTCTTGCCCTTTACCGGGACAAGAGCGGAATCGACCCGGCGCTCCTCCGGCTTGAGGCCGCGATCTGCTTCGCGCGGGATCGCAGTCCTGACGAAGCCTGCCAGCTAGCCGGCAGCACCTTCCTGCGGATGGACCCCGCCCACCGCACGCCCATCGTGGAGGAAAGGGCCCGTGAGGTCGTAGAGGTCCTCCCGCCGGCGATACGCGCAGGCCGGGCGGCACGCGAGCTTCTTGAGATCATCGAGCTTCCGCCCGGCCGGATGTGACAGGACGGGCCTTCGTCGGTCAGCCTGTGTGGCATGACAATCACGCCGGCCCCCGGTGGGTTCGACGATTTCGAGATGTACCAGGTGCTGGAGCGGGCCTGCGAGAAGGCTGGCCTCGACAGCCGAGACGCGCGTCTCCTCCGCGGCCACACCAATGCGGTCCTCCTTCTGGAGAAGGAGCAGGTGGTAGCCAAGATCGCACGGAAGGGGACGGACGTCGATAGCGTCATGCGCACGGTCTCCTTCGTACGCTGGCTCATCGAAGCAGACTTCCCCACAGTCCCTCTTCACCCTTGCGATCAGCCGCTGATCATCGACGGACACGCTGTCACCTTCTGGACCTACCTGCCACAGCCGGAGAGCCCGGTGCCGGCATGGCAACTGGCGGGGCCCCTGAAGACGCTCCACACCCTGCCTCGACCCCCGATCGCCCTCGCCGAGCACAACAACATCCGCGCGATCCGCCGCTCGCTGAGCGCGATCACCTGCCTCCCTATCGCTCGAGTCCGCTATCTGGAGCATGAGGCGGACCGGCTCGAAGAGGCGCTGGAGGGAGTCCCGTTTGCTCTGGCTTCAGGACTGATTCAGGGCGACCCGCAACACCGAAACGCGCTGCACACTGCCGATGGAACTGCGGTGCTGTGCGACTGGGACACGATCGCCCAAGGCCAGCCGGAATGGGATCTCGTCACCGTCGAAGTCCACTGCCGTCGGTTCGGGTACGGCGAAGCCCACTATCAAGCGTTCGTGGACGCCTACGGGTTGGACATTAGGGAAAGCGCCGGCTACTCAGTTCTCCGCGACATCCGTGAACTGCGCATGGTTACGACAAATGCCCGGAAGGTGCGGCATGCCCCCGAATCTCTGAGTGAGATCCAGCGCCG
This sequence is a window from Streptomyces sp. NBC_00691. Protein-coding genes within it:
- a CDS encoding glycoside hydrolase family 15 protein, with product MEDHGYVGDQRGGALVRRDGSIPWLCLPRFDSAAVFTSLLGTEQHGFWQIAPTMLMDGIAVPASGRQYAGDSLILQTAWSWGSDSAVVSDFMVPGGGAPRLVRVVTGLSGTMTMRSLLRARPDYGSTVPRITKVDRLHAIDLPEGDGGRLWLDADTPVHLEWADLVSDFTVTAGQTVAFALSWREGVDIPPPRPIDDGLLKFTLDFWEAWAARCTYTGPDREAVVRSLLTLGALIYAPTGAIVAAPTTSLPEEIGGVRNYDYRYAWLRDGALTAGVLRKYGYLREAIAWACWAIQASHSGTGRRQIMYGVGGETELPEMELGWLPGYERSAPVRIGNAAADQLQVDTYGELAIEFYDLIQADSSSARRLGPVIVALAEELEQVWEQPDSGIWEIRGPARHFVHSKIMGWATIDRAIRTIEAGHADGPLERWRTLRATIHAEVCENGFDNDLNSFTQSYGSQQLDASLLHALLSGFLPADDKRVIGTVEAIQRELTTDDGLVLRYRTAGHDIGLDGFPGNEGRFLLCSGWLVEGLVFIGRPGDARTVLDSLLAIRTGLGLLAEEYDPRTGRHLGNFPQGFSHVGHLGATAAIAGPNAFSTLRLAGAGS
- a CDS encoding DUF5999 family protein; translated protein: MCEHPIACPGADSPDREAAKPTASHYEQGWTLLCNGVLLFEDTGELLPDGQIIAPHRPTPAAVAA
- a CDS encoding helix-turn-helix domain-containing protein; protein product: MSARVPPLSEAALPHLERQVLELVAEGYEDPEIASRLGLGTDRHVQYRLARIARRFRLGAVARPQLVDHAYTHGALAAPAVLHPLLLEANAYGLVRTLAAGRPVNAYARLRGLKPYQAQYLLKKTRARLNATSRASMIRRAWQRQVLGPTQFAMDLAGLHVEGTQPPEAGRWVIVPLLSGYRLAAPAGGPQPTRHLDVPDQEAADAAGRFISGRPGFAPLWITQPANPGDPVRVSWGRPHSALRSWPSAGPIPPSRDAEFYLAHRA
- a CDS encoding GntR family transcriptional regulator — encoded protein: MLKRDINRLQSLKIRRTVVPAKSVEDAYHLVYSSTQPWLGLARTQRTASDSPADQLRWEGWIAALTPSPHGIRGTWAKACLLAGQGRDMLWALIEALVPGRSVGSISQEIQQRIASGALAPPSRLRERRLARSLRVPASSVRLALADLATTGLVEVSANGCFAVVAVSAHVSRHSQQQAITICATEMRAA
- a CDS encoding ATP-binding protein; the protein is MSQAPPLSDSLTLATTPNAVRWARLHTTDILSRWRVPAKVIETMELIVSELATNAVQHSKEGEQVSPYSLLSTLRTFELVLEIGNGAVRVSVFDNDEQAPVLKQPGADATSGRGILLVAAVSSRWGHYPVRNGNKTGKVVWAQVSLVPAAEPRRHERAQSRPAQPSETVRSALPRTSEVDPTLLGRVLVGVRGL
- a CDS encoding XRE family transcriptional regulator, whose protein sequence is MEQLRLWETGKHRPLRSTVLVLAAFYACAPGDLDLDDTRAVEGIVLQVRPPHTPRTDQYSVPDLSERVPATAGSLVDRVDVVRLAVDRTLASATVTPTQLDHIEEMVLWASQEYVSTPPTLMLSRLLDLLAEVQGLAASRQPAAVQVRLSELTAMISTLTADALMKLGDLARSRSWYATARTAADDSGNVELRARVRAQAAMLPFYYGPITSAVSLCREARVISSRVRASATHAFAAAAEARALAKLGAQTEAEEALRYAAKAFEHFGGDSSNDAFAFPERRYLLYKSGTLTALGHTREARVVQEEALALYRDKSGIDPALLRLEAAICFARDRSPDEACQLAGSTFLRMDPAHRTPIVEERAREVVEVLPPAIRAGRAARELLEIIELPPGRM
- a CDS encoding phosphotransferase gives rise to the protein MTITPAPGGFDDFEMYQVLERACEKAGLDSRDARLLRGHTNAVLLLEKEQVVAKIARKGTDVDSVMRTVSFVRWLIEADFPTVPLHPCDQPLIIDGHAVTFWTYLPQPESPVPAWQLAGPLKTLHTLPRPPIALAEHNNIRAIRRSLSAITCLPIARVRYLEHEADRLEEALEGVPFALASGLIQGDPQHRNALHTADGTAVLCDWDTIAQGQPEWDLVTVEVHCRRFGYGEAHYQAFVDAYGLDIRESAGYSVLRDIRELRMVTTNARKVRHAPESLSEIQRRVDGLWRRDEQLQWNIL